From the Desulfarculaceae bacterium genome, one window contains:
- the trpS gene encoding tryptophan--tRNA ligase: MRVLSGIQPSGTLHIANYFAMMQRMIQFQRDHTLFCFVVNLHALTTVYDGQRLATDTMNACLDFLALGLDPDKAFFWVQGDVPEVTELTWILNNHTPVGLLERAHSYKDKIAKGFQPHNGLFSYPVLMAADILLYQADAVPVGKDQKQHLEITRDIAIKFNNAYGETFTVPEPWIEDDTAVIPGIDGQKMSKSYGNTLEIFAPEKYLKKKVMKIVTDSTPVEDPKDPDKCNVFALISLFLTPEEKADLTARYRAGGLGYGTVKKELFARMWEYFAPYRDKRAELANNLDYVREIMAKGADKTRAEAVKTLDLVRSRVGLSY, translated from the coding sequence ATGCGCGTTCTTTCGGGGATTCAGCCCTCGGGCACCCTTCACATCGCCAACTACTTCGCCATGATGCAGCGCATGATCCAGTTCCAGCGCGACCACACCCTGTTCTGCTTCGTGGTCAACCTGCACGCCCTGACCACGGTCTACGACGGCCAGCGCCTGGCCACCGACACCATGAACGCGTGCCTGGATTTCTTGGCCCTGGGCCTGGACCCGGACAAGGCCTTCTTCTGGGTGCAGGGCGATGTGCCCGAGGTGACCGAGCTCACCTGGATCCTGAACAACCACACCCCGGTGGGGCTCTTAGAGCGGGCCCACTCCTACAAGGACAAGATCGCCAAGGGCTTCCAGCCCCACAACGGCCTGTTCTCCTATCCGGTCCTCATGGCCGCCGACATTCTGCTCTACCAGGCCGACGCGGTGCCCGTGGGCAAGGACCAGAAGCAGCACCTGGAGATCACCCGCGACATCGCCATCAAGTTCAACAACGCCTATGGCGAGACCTTCACCGTGCCCGAGCCCTGGATCGAGGACGACACCGCGGTCATCCCCGGCATCGACGGGCAGAAGATGTCCAAGAGCTACGGCAACACCCTGGAAATCTTCGCGCCGGAGAAGTACCTCAAGAAAAAGGTGATGAAGATCGTCACCGACTCCACCCCGGTGGAAGACCCCAAGGACCCGGACAAGTGCAACGTATTCGCCCTGATCAGCCTGTTCCTCACGCCCGAGGAAAAGGCCGACTTGACGGCGCGCTACCGGGCCGGCGGCCTGGGCTACGGCACGGTCAAGAAGGAGCTCTTCGCCCGCATGTGGGAGTACTTCGCGCCTTACCGCGACAAGCGGGCCGAGCTGGCGAACAACCTGGACTATGTGCGCGAGATCATGGCCAAGGGCGCGGACAAAACCCGGGCCGAGGCGGTCAAGACCCTGGACCTGGTGCGCTCGCGGGTGGGTTTGAGCTATTAG